The genome window GTTCCTGCATGGCTTCGAGCAGCGCCGCCTGGGTTTTTGGTGGGGTACGATTGATCTCGTCGGCGAGGATCATATTGGCAAAGATAGGGCCGCGCAGAAAAACAAACTTCCGTTCTCGTGTGATAGGGTCTTCTTGGATGACCTCGGTGCCGGTGATGTCGGCAGGCATAAGGTCGGGAGTGAATTGGATGCGTTTATAGGTTAAGGAGAGCACTCGGCTCAAGGTGCTAACGAGGAGCGTTTTGGCAAGACCAGGCACTCCCACGAGAATGCAGTGGCCACGAGCGAAGATGGCCATAAGCAGCTCTTCGATAACGGTATCTTGGCCAATCACCACTCGGGCGATTTCAGCACGCATCGTATCGAAGGCTTCGCGAAGCTGCTTTAGTCTCTCTAAGTCGGCTTGTGTTGTTTGAGATGAGGTTACTGTCATCGAGTCGAATTAGGTTCCTTTCAAGAATTAGGATGAAGGCAATAGGCGAGAGCGATCAATGTATAACTAGTGACAAGGGCGGGTTGGTTTTCCCAAAAGCGCGCATTGGTGTTGAACCAAGAGCCATCCGGATGCTGTAGGCGAATGAGCTGTTGGATAAGGTCTTTCTGCCAATCGTGCGGTTTACCATGGGTATCAATTACATATTTTTGGCCGTATACAGCAAGGGTTTTAGCCATAGTATGATAGTAGTAGTAAAGAGCAGCGGTTCCCATGCCCGGGTTGGTGGTAACGGAATAGTGGCTGCGAATCCAGTTCCAGGCCGCTTGGGCACGGGGGTCTTTTCGTGAGACATTACAGTAGATGTAGCTCTTAAGGCCTTCGTAGGTCATGGAGCCGTAGGAGGTGCGATAGCCTTGAGGCGATTTCGAGCCGCCTAGCGGGTCGTAGACAAAGCCGCCATCGTTGGGCCCCGTTTTCGCCCAAGCCTGGTCGTTAGACTCTTTGCGGTTCTGCACACGCTGCAGAAAAATGATGGCTCGTTTCCAGACCGGCGCATTAGCGGGCACACCAGTATCTTTGAGGGCCTCGAGAGCTGTTGCAAGGTTGGAGAGGTCTGGGTGATCATCGGGATCGGAGCCGTAGCCGATGCCGCCGTAGAAGGGGTTTGAGGGTTTCATACCGTCGGTGGCTCCGAACTGAGAGTCTTCAAGGAACTTTTGCGCTTTGGCGATGATGGGTTTATAGGCGGGATTGTGGGTAAGATAGAGAGCCATCATGCTGAGGCTGGTGTTGTAGTTAGGCAAAGCGAGATTGGGATCGCGGTCGTCATAGATTCCGCCATTGGGTTTCACTAGATGAAGCAGGTACTGTATCCCATGCGCGACAGCAGGGTCGTTTAGTTCATTATGACCGTTGCGCAGGAGGGCAGCGAGGGCCAAGGCGGTGGTACCGGGATAGTGACTCCAGGAGCCATCTTTTTCTTGCACCCGATGCAGATAGTTAATACCTTTCTGCACCGCCTTTTGTGCTTGGGCGATTAGCGCGTCCGGTGCTGCGGCAGCGGTTCGAGCTCCTATCAAAGAGATCGCCAGAAACACCACATACACACTCATCTTATAAAGCAGGTGTCTCATGTTTTTGTCTTCTCCTCCACATCTTTTGGCTAGAATGCGCCCTCCATGTTCTCATTATATTCTATTTAGATACTTCGAAACTCCTCTAAGTTACGCCCAGTTGGAGAACATAAGGGCTTTAACTCATAAAGTTCTGTTGTGGCTTGAGGGGGTGGCTGAAGATTTTTTAAACAACCGCCGGTTCTAATATTGTCAGCGTTTTGGCATCGGCATCCAACCTTGCTCGCGCGCCGAGAGGCAGGGTAAGAGGGTTCGGCTCGTGCCCAAAAGGGAAACCAACTATTGTGGGTTTCCCTAAAGGGAGCAGTAGGTCTTCCCATAAAGCGTAGAGTTGGTTTGGCGAATCTTCCGGCTCATGCTTCCTCCATCCGGTGACCGTGCCCACGATGAAACCTGCTGCTTCTTGCAGGATTCCGGCGTTGAGAAGTTGGGTAAGGTAGCGGTCTACACGATAGACCGGCTCGTTCACGTCCTCGATCAACACCAGTTTTCCACGAAAATCGGGTTGGAAGCGAGACCCACAGGCATGCGACAAGAGGCTAAGACAGCCGCCGGCAAGGGGCCCTTCCGCCACTCCACTGACTAAAGTTTCGATATTTTGCGGTGATGCTGGCAAGAGGCCAAACGACTGGGGATTTTCGAGCATCGTCCAAAAACAGTGTAAGGCCGTCTCCATGCCGACGTCTTTCCCCTCAGATAAGCGGACGAGACTGGTGGCGTTAGGAGAATAGAAGGTAATCCAATCGGTGTAGTGACAAATAACGAGATGTAACGCGGTGATGTCGGAGTAGCCCGCCACAATTTTTGGATAGCCGTCGAAAAGCTCAGAGGTTAGTTTGGGATAGAGCCTTTGAACCCCATACCCTCCACGTGCACAAAAAATGGCGGTGATGTCGGTCCGGCGCAGAAAGCTTTGAAGATCGGAAAATCGCTCCTCGTCCGTTCCTGCCAAGTAGTTGTTGGTGGGATGTTGAGCCAGCACATGAGGCCCCAGCACAACCCTATAGCCACGCCGCTCGATAAGGGTTTTGGCCTGAAACAGCTCCTCGCTAGGAACCGGGCCGGAGGGTGCGATGATTCCTATTTGGTCTCCTGGTTGCAGACGGCGGGGTGGGCGCATACGTTTAATCAACAACCGGCAACGGAACGAAACGACGTTGCGGCTGAAGCTCTTCTGGCGGAGCCACGATCTCTCGATAGAGACTATCGCGCTCCACGGGAACACGACCTGCCTCTTCGATAAGCCGTATCATCTGGCGCCTTGTGAGAACCTGCCGCTTATTGCCGTGCTCTCCGTCTTTATAGGTTATCTCGTATTCATGCACGGTGCCATCCACGTCATCGGCCCCGTACCAGAGGGCAACTTGGGTGACCTGAGGTGTGTTCATGATCCAGAAGGATTTGATATGCGCAAAGTTATCCAACATGAGGCGAGCGACCGCAATGGTACGCAGATCATCTTCGCCAGTGGAATGAGGGAGATCGGCTAGCTCGGTACCTTCGGGATGAAACGCTAGGGGGGTCATGGTAACGAAATGGCGCGTTTCATCTTGCAGTTCTCGGAGGCGCACAAGGTGCTCTACACGCTCCTCCAAGGTCTCGATATGTCCGTACAACATGGTGGCGTATTGGGTTAATCCCACTTTTGCCACCGTGCGTGCCACCTCCATCCAACCCTCTCCGTCAATCTTCCGGTCAAACAGCTCACGGTGGACACGCTCGGAGAGTATCTCGATTCCTCCGCCAGGAAGAGAATCAAGGCCTGCCGCCATCAGCTCTCGCAGCACCTCCTCTAAAGGCTTCTGCGCCTGCCGTTGAATCTCTACCAACTCCACCATCGTAAACGCTTTGATGTGGACATTGGGACGCACTTCCTTTACGACTCGGAGAAGGTCAAGATAGTACTGGTAAGGTAATCGTGGATTGATGCCACCCACCATATGAACTTCTGTGATGGGCACATCTATATGCATAAGAAGGCGCCGTCGTACCTCTTCAAGGCTCAGCGTGTAAGGTGCCGGCCCGCCTTTTTTAGCATAGAACGAGCAGAATTTGCAAAATTTGTTGCAGATATTGGTGTAATTAATGTGCTGATTGCGGACGTAATAGGCCTTCTGTCCATGCAGACGCTCCCGAACGATGTTGGCTAAATAGCCAATCGCCGTCAAATCCGGATGCTGAAAGAGACGCACACCGTCCTCATAAGTTAATCGCTCGCGGGCGATGACCTTCTCATAGATGTCCATAAGGTCACGCCCAACGAGGCGTTCTACGAGACGTGGATTACTCATATCGTTCGCTTCCTCGCATGCATTATACCTTGCCGGCTCTCATCGTGCTTCTCTTTTGGGAAAAAGCAGATCACCCTTCTTTACGTTAGGACCTTCTGCCTTGCGGCCATTCAAACAGCCCTAGGAGGAAGATAAAACCAAACGCTACCCTCTCCGCAGCTCTAGGGAACTACCTGCGTTCAGGCAACTCTACAGGCACTACCGTTAACGTGAGGGGCTCTAACAGGCGCCCCTGACGCCGAAGGATGCGTAAGGGGATCTCTTTACCGATGCGCTCTCCGGTAAGCTGACGAAGCAGATCGTCCGCACACCCTATGGGTTTCTCATCGAAACCGATGATCACGTCTCCCACGCGAAGTCCGGCGCGCTCGGCCGGGCTACCGGGCTCTACGGCCTGCACTAAAACCCCATGGTGATGTGCTAACTCAAGTTGACGTACCACCACGCGTGGTAACTCTACGGTAAGCCCTGCAACTCCGATGTAGCTACGGCGAACGCGACCTTCCTGAATGAGCTTAGCAGCCACCCACTTCGCCGTATCAATGGCAATGGCGAAGCAAAGACCTTGCGCCGGCAAGATCGTTGCCGTGTTCACCCCAATGACCTCTCCTCGCGAGTTCACCAAGGGGCCACCGGAGTTGCCGGGGTTCAGCGCCGCGTCGGTCTGAATGATGTTATCAATCATTCGACCACCTATGCCCCTTAGGGAACGCCCTAGTGCGCTGATCACTCCAGCGGTTACCGTCCACTGAAAGCCGTAGGGGTTTCCAATGGCCACCACGAGTTGCCCGACACGTAATTTACTGCTTTCGCCTAATCGCGCCGGTTGCAGGTCGGGTGCGTCAATGCGCACAACGGCCAAATCCGTTGCTGGGTCGTCCCCAATGCGATCGGCAGAGACACGACGCCCATCCGTCAGCGTCACATGCACCCGACGAGCTCCATGAATCACATGGCTATTGGTAAGAATGTAGCCGTCTGGGGTAAAGATAAACCCCGATCCGCTACCGTGTCCCTGTCGTCCACGCTCCACGGTCTCAACCTCGATGCAGACGACTGACGGCCCCACCGTTTCGGCCGCATGAATCACCGCCTGCGAGTAGGCATCGAGTGCCTCTGTCTCCGTGGTAAGTGGGTCTCGCTGCACGCGGTAGGATTCATCCGGACCTGTTTGCGCTCCGTTTAGAGAAACAATCTCAACCTGCTTGTCCATTGCTTCTGTCCTTGCCTCCAAACTGTTATCTCTAATTCGATATAGGTATTGGGTTGTCTATTTAGTTTCAATTGCTGCCTATGCTTTCGACTAGGATATCTCGACTGGAAATAGGATGTTGTGCTCTTTGCAGAGTAGCACTCGCCGGAAAAACCTAGAGGAACCGTTCAGCCTTCCATTTTCCGCTTGAGGGTATAATGCATTGCGTCTGATTTTTGGATATACTCTCGAACGGCTCGGTTCCCAAAGGAGAAAAGTATGTTCTTCAAGCAACGATGCCTCCTCTTCTTTACCCTGTTCGCCATAACAACCCTTCTCAAACCTGTGTGGGCGGAATATCGTCAAGAGTATCCGCTGCCGACTCCTTCTATTCCGGATTCTTTAGGGGTCAACATTCACTTCACCGATCCCGCCCCGAATCGCCTTGATCTTCTCGCCGCCGCTGGTTTCAAATGGATCCGTATGGATTTCAGCTGGTCTGATACGGAGCGTGAGCGAGGCGTCTACAACTTTTCCGATTACGACCGTCTTATGGAGGGGCTACGTCGGTACCATATTCGTGCTCTCTTCATTCTCGACTACGGCAACGATCTCTATCAGCATGGGGCCCCCACCACGCCTGAGGCTCGGTCGGCTTTTTGCAAGTGGGTAGCAGCTGCTGTCACCCACTTCCGACATCAGGGCATTCTCTGGGAGATGTGGAACGAACCAAACATCGGCTTTTGGCAGCCCCATCCCGATGTGAACCAGTACGCCGATCTCGCGCTGGCTGTTGGTCAAACCATCCGACGTGTTGCGCCAGACGAGTGGTATATCGGTCCGGGCATGTCCGGCATGGACTTTGGTTTCCTTGAGGGGTGCTTCAAACGAGGTCTGCTGCAATATTGGGATGCTGTCTCGTTTCATCCCTATCGTGACAGCGCACCAGAGACGGCTGCGCCCGATTTTGAGCATGTGCGACAACTCATCCAGCAGTATGCTCCACCCGGCAAGTCAGTGCCGATATTGGCCAGTGAATGGGGCTACTCAGAGCTCTATCCCGGACTTGATCTCGAGAAGCAGAGCCGCTATATCGTTCGTGAGTTTCTCTCTAACATCGCCAACGGCCTACTGCTCACCATTTGGTACGACTGGCATGACGATGGCCTCGACCCCCACAATGCCGAACATCATTTCGGAACAGTCTTTAATAACTATCAGCCCAAATCTACCTACCTTGCGGCACAAACGCTGGCCCGCACGCTGGATGGCTTTGTTTTTCGGAAGCGCATCAGTTTGGGCTCGCCGGATGACTATTGCCTTCTGTTCACTCATGGCGACCAAGCACGTTTGGCGGTATGGACAACGGAGGCGCTCCCTCATCCAGTGCAGATCCCGCAGTTGACCGGGAAGGTCGTGGTGATTGGGTTAACTGGAGCGCGCTTTGTGGTAACGGCAGGGGGGAACGGGCTTAACTTTTATCTCACGAATGAGCCTCAATATCTTGTACCTACTCACAACACCGCACAGAGTTTTGGAACGGAGTGAGGGAGCACTTTAGCTGTTTTAGAGGGAGAAACAGAGGGAATGTTAGATATTCGGCTTATCCGTGAGCAACCGGAGCGGGTGATTGCCGGCCTAGGACGCATGGGGGTTCCGCGCGAGGAGATCGAGACTATTCGCGCGATCGACGCCCAAGTGCGCGCTCTGAAAACGGAGGTTGAGCAAAAGCGTCACGAGCTCAACGCAGCTTCCAAGGCCCTCGGTCGTTTAAGCCCAGAGGAGCGCGAACAGAAACGTGCTGAACTACGTCAACTTGGCGATACCATAGCGGCTCTCGACGCTCAGAGGGAGGAGCTAGAGCGCCAACTGCATCATCGGATGCTCCTTCTGCCAAATATTCCCGATGAGCGGGTGCCCGATGGAACCAGCGAGGCGGATAACGTGATTGTGCGAACATGGGGTACTCCTCGCACCTTTACCTTTCCTCCGAAACCGCATTGGGAGATCGGCGCACAACTCGGCATTCTCGATATCGAGCGTGGCATTAAAATTAGCGGTTCCCGTTTCTACGTGCTTCGGGGCGCAGGCGCCGCCCTGCAGAGAGCGCTGATCACCTTTATGCTTGACCTCCATATTTACCAGCACAAGCATTTGGAGGTATACCCTCCTTTTATGGTGAAGCAGGAATGTCTCATCGGGACGGGCCAGCTCCCCAAATTTGCTGAAAACCTCTATCATGACGCCGAAGAGGACTACTGGTTCGTGCCCACGGCCGAAGTGCCTGTTACCAATCTCCATCGAGAAGAGATATTGGAGGCCTCTCAACTTCCCCTACGCTATGTGGCCTATACTCCCTGTTTTCGTCGAGAGAAGATGTCGGCAGGCCGTGATGTGCGTGGCATTAAGCGCGGGCATCAGTTCGACAAGGTGGAGATGGTGCGCTTTTGTGCCCCGGAAGATTCCGATGCTGAGCTTGAGATAATGCTGCAAGAGGCCGAAGAGGTCTGTCAAAAGCTTGAATTGCCCTATCGGGTTGTATTGGTTTGTACCGGAGAGAAGGGAGAGTTCAACGCCATCCAATACGATATCGAGGTCTATGCCCCGGCCAGCAAGGGAGAGGAGGGGGGTGAGTGGCTTGAAGTCTCCTCCTGCTCCAATTTTCGTGACTTTCAGGCGCGTCGAGCCAATATCCGCTACCGTCCGGCGCCAGGCGCGAAACCGGAGTTTGTACATACCCTCAATGGCTCTGGGCTAGCACTCCCCCGTGTACTGATAGCCATTTTGGAAAACTATCAGAACGAGGATGGGAGTGTGACCATTCCTCCTATTCTACGTCCTTATCTTCACGGCCTCGAGAGGATCGAGGCCAGTTCCTGATTTCTAAACTAGCCAGCAATGCCAAGGCTTAGTTAAAGTGCGAGCTCGTCTTGTTCTTTTTGTTCTCTCCAAATCCCACCACCTGCGTCTTTATAAACGGCAACGCGACGGCCTGTAAAAGGGGAGGTGGAATAGGGTTAGGGAGAGGGCTATCCCCTCTTAGGACGTGAAGATAGAAGCGCTTTGTTCCTTAAACGAAGCTTAATATGCAATGGACTAGACTAAATTGGGAGTGCGCTGAGGATTCCTTTGGGAACGGCAGCGAATTCTCTCCTAAGATACATGAGGTCCTCCTGTCAAGAGCCCTGCAACGGGGCAGGGTTGGCTCGTGCACCGAAGGTAGTTGCGGGCACGAGCCAATTTTTTGATGCGGCTTTCTGCGGTAGAATGGCAGTTGAAAGGAGAGAGTAGTTTTGTGAGGCTCATTGTTGGGTTAGGCAATCCGGGGCGTGAGTATGCCGGAACCCGTCATAATGTGGGGTTTGAAGTGGTGACGCTTTTAAGCAAGCGCCACGGTATTCCTCTGAGCGAACGTGGCTTTCGTGCGCTTTACGGCAGGGGAGTCATAGAGGGAGAGCCTGTCTGTCTTTTTCTCCCAATGACCTATATGAACCTTTCAGGCGAGGCGGTCGGAGCGATCAGTCGTTTTTATCGGATTCCGCCTGAGGACATGATCGTGATTTTAGACGATGTAAACC of Chthonomonas calidirosea T49 contains these proteins:
- a CDS encoding prenyltransferase/squalene oxidase repeat-containing protein; its protein translation is MRHLLYKMSVYVVFLAISLIGARTAAAAPDALIAQAQKAVQKGINYLHRVQEKDGSWSHYPGTTALALAALLRNGHNELNDPAVAHGIQYLLHLVKPNGGIYDDRDPNLALPNYNTSLSMMALYLTHNPAYKPIIAKAQKFLEDSQFGATDGMKPSNPFYGGIGYGSDPDDHPDLSNLATALEALKDTGVPANAPVWKRAIIFLQRVQNRKESNDQAWAKTGPNDGGFVYDPLGGSKSPQGYRTSYGSMTYEGLKSYIYCNVSRKDPRAQAAWNWIRSHYSVTTNPGMGTAALYYYYHTMAKTLAVYGQKYVIDTHGKPHDWQKDLIQQLIRLQHPDGSWFNTNARFWENQPALVTSYTLIALAYCLHPNS
- a CDS encoding S66 peptidase family protein, which encodes MRPPRRLQPGDQIGIIAPSGPVPSEELFQAKTLIERRGYRVVLGPHVLAQHPTNNYLAGTDEERFSDLQSFLRRTDITAIFCARGGYGVQRLYPKLTSELFDGYPKIVAGYSDITALHLVICHYTDWITFYSPNATSLVRLSEGKDVGMETALHCFWTMLENPQSFGLLPASPQNIETLVSGVAEGPLAGGCLSLLSHACGSRFQPDFRGKLVLIEDVNEPVYRVDRYLTQLLNAGILQEAAGFIVGTVTGWRKHEPEDSPNQLYALWEDLLLPLGKPTIVGFPFGHEPNPLTLPLGARARLDADAKTLTILEPAVV
- the mqnE gene encoding aminofutalosine synthase MqnE, giving the protein MSNPRLVERLVGRDLMDIYEKVIARERLTYEDGVRLFQHPDLTAIGYLANIVRERLHGQKAYYVRNQHINYTNICNKFCKFCSFYAKKGGPAPYTLSLEEVRRRLLMHIDVPITEVHMVGGINPRLPYQYYLDLLRVVKEVRPNVHIKAFTMVELVEIQRQAQKPLEEVLRELMAAGLDSLPGGGIEILSERVHRELFDRKIDGEGWMEVARTVAKVGLTQYATMLYGHIETLEERVEHLVRLRELQDETRHFVTMTPLAFHPEGTELADLPHSTGEDDLRTIAVARLMLDNFAHIKSFWIMNTPQVTQVALWYGADDVDGTVHEYEITYKDGEHGNKRQVLTRRQMIRLIEEAGRVPVERDSLYREIVAPPEELQPQRRFVPLPVVD
- a CDS encoding S1C family serine protease: MDKQVEIVSLNGAQTGPDESYRVQRDPLTTETEALDAYSQAVIHAAETVGPSVVCIEVETVERGRQGHGSGSGFIFTPDGYILTNSHVIHGARRVHVTLTDGRRVSADRIGDDPATDLAVVRIDAPDLQPARLGESSKLRVGQLVVAIGNPYGFQWTVTAGVISALGRSLRGIGGRMIDNIIQTDAALNPGNSGGPLVNSRGEVIGVNTATILPAQGLCFAIAIDTAKWVAAKLIQEGRVRRSYIGVAGLTVELPRVVVRQLELAHHHGVLVQAVEPGSPAERAGLRVGDVIIGFDEKPIGCADDLLRQLTGERIGKEIPLRILRRQGRLLEPLTLTVVPVELPERR
- a CDS encoding cellulase family glycosylhydrolase encodes the protein MFFKQRCLLFFTLFAITTLLKPVWAEYRQEYPLPTPSIPDSLGVNIHFTDPAPNRLDLLAAAGFKWIRMDFSWSDTERERGVYNFSDYDRLMEGLRRYHIRALFILDYGNDLYQHGAPTTPEARSAFCKWVAAAVTHFRHQGILWEMWNEPNIGFWQPHPDVNQYADLALAVGQTIRRVAPDEWYIGPGMSGMDFGFLEGCFKRGLLQYWDAVSFHPYRDSAPETAAPDFEHVRQLIQQYAPPGKSVPILASEWGYSELYPGLDLEKQSRYIVREFLSNIANGLLLTIWYDWHDDGLDPHNAEHHFGTVFNNYQPKSTYLAAQTLARTLDGFVFRKRISLGSPDDYCLLFTHGDQARLAVWTTEALPHPVQIPQLTGKVVVIGLTGARFVVTAGGNGLNFYLTNEPQYLVPTHNTAQSFGTE
- the serS gene encoding serine--tRNA ligase, encoding MLDIRLIREQPERVIAGLGRMGVPREEIETIRAIDAQVRALKTEVEQKRHELNAASKALGRLSPEEREQKRAELRQLGDTIAALDAQREELERQLHHRMLLLPNIPDERVPDGTSEADNVIVRTWGTPRTFTFPPKPHWEIGAQLGILDIERGIKISGSRFYVLRGAGAALQRALITFMLDLHIYQHKHLEVYPPFMVKQECLIGTGQLPKFAENLYHDAEEDYWFVPTAEVPVTNLHREEILEASQLPLRYVAYTPCFRREKMSAGRDVRGIKRGHQFDKVEMVRFCAPEDSDAELEIMLQEAEEVCQKLELPYRVVLVCTGEKGEFNAIQYDIEVYAPASKGEEGGEWLEVSSCSNFRDFQARRANIRYRPAPGAKPEFVHTLNGSGLALPRVLIAILENYQNEDGSVTIPPILRPYLHGLERIEASS